One Bacteroidota bacterium genomic window, GTCGTCAAAACAGATCAGGAATTGGATGCCGCCAAAGCGCGCTACGACCAAGAAGTGCTTGCCATCAGTTCACGCGTCGAACAGAGCTACTGGGATTTGTACACCGCCGAACGGGATTATGCCGTTCAGAAATTGACGCGTGACCGGGCGGAATCTTTCTTGGAGGAAACAGAAGTACGCGCACGAACCGGGCTCATCGGCCCGAATCAGGTTGCCAACGCCCGCACATTTTTGGCTGAACAGAAAATCCTTCTTCTTGATCGTGAAGAACAACTCGACAGGCTTTCGGATCAGTTTGCATCGCTGATTGGCGTGCGGCCCGAACCGCCTGTACGCCGCTATCTTACAGCCGATACTCCCCCCGCCGAATTTCCACTCGAAGAAGCGGATGAACTCGTCGCCAAGGCAATCGAGAGAAACCTTCAACTACAAGCAGCGAAAGCAGATATTGAGGCACAGCGGGCGCTATCCAACGCGGCGTTTTGGGAAGCTCTGCCCCGCGTTGATGTCGTCGGCTCCATCGGCGGCAGCGGACTCGCAGGCTCGGCACGAGATGTTGTGTTTGGCGGCGATACTCTGCGCTCGGAAATCAGCGGAAGTCTGAACGAGGCAATGCGCCAGTCCATCAAACGCAGCTTTCCCGCCTGGAGTATCGGGGTGGAAGTGACCATACCCATCGGATTGCGAAGCGGTTTCGGGGAGAAGGAACGGCTTGAAGCAGAAGTTGTTCTCGCCGAGCAACGCTACATCCAGCAAGCGAGAGTTCTTGAAGAACAAGTCCGGGCAGGCTACAGGGATTTATACCACGGAAGCCGCCGGTTGAATGCCGCACGGGAAGGGGTTGACGCCGCGCAGGAACAGGTACGCATCGGGCTGATTGAGTTCCAGAACGGCCGCTCAACAGCGTTTGAGCTTGTCCGCCTCGGGGCGGATTTTGCGGTTGCCCAGCAACGGTATTCTCAGGCAATTGTGCGGAATGCGAAAGCTGCAGCCGCATTGAGACAACTGACATCCGGCGCATATCCGGCTCAACAGTAGATCATAGATATTTCGAAAATCAGAAAGGCACGAATGTATGAAACACAGGTTATCCCCGGCACTCTTCACTCTTCTTCTCCTCTTCGGAATACTTCTCCACGGATGCGGTGATCAGCAACGCGGCGGATTTTCCATGCCTCCCATGCCGGTGGAAGTCAGCAAAGTCACCGTTCAAAAAGTGATTGATAAATTCGAGGC contains:
- a CDS encoding TolC family protein, whose amino-acid sequence is VVKTDQELDAAKARYDQEVLAISSRVEQSYWDLYTAERDYAVQKLTRDRAESFLEETEVRARTGLIGPNQVANARTFLAEQKILLLDREEQLDRLSDQFASLIGVRPEPPVRRYLTADTPPAEFPLEEADELVAKAIERNLQLQAAKADIEAQRALSNAAFWEALPRVDVVGSIGGSGLAGSARDVVFGGDTLRSEISGSLNEAMRQSIKRSFPAWSIGVEVTIPIGLRSGFGEKERLEAEVVLAEQRYIQQARVLEEQVRAGYRDLYHGSRRLNAAREGVDAAQEQVRIGLIEFQNGRSTAFELVRLGADFAVAQQRYSQAIVRNAKAAAALRQLTSGAYPAQQ